The following proteins come from a genomic window of Gimesia chilikensis:
- a CDS encoding DmsC/YnfH family molybdoenzyme membrane anchor subunit, whose product MSFNFDEQNTGSDAPLDGNNSASQGTATCHQEFDLISLLLEEQQTLTAVDEFARQYEAEALPAQSRYYADLIPSKSPQSGEQYAFQVDLDRCSGCKACVTACHSMNGLDENETWRDVGLLIGGTSQDPIYQHVTTACHHCLDPGCMQACPVNAYEKDPITGIVKHLDDQCFGCQYCTLACPYDVPKYHSQKGIVRKCDMCSQRLTDGEAPACVQACPHQAISIDIVNKEQVLADSEINTFLPAAPDPQHTYPTTTYKSRKPFPRNTLPADYYSARPQHAHFPLVIMLVLTQLSVGAFFTGSVLEYFLSAETTSVMVRLSATTALLFGLLALGASTLHLGRPLYAFRGILGLKHSWLSREILAFGVFAGAAQVYAGLTWFAGSLLPSWQVWQPAAGWLVSALGAVGIFCSIMIYVFTKREFWSFEATTTKFVLTAALLGIASTWVVIFALNLTVNSAATNLLLAQAGPILSKALIVTTVLKLGFETSIFRYLLRRQNSPLKRSALLMSGELSSVTLARFACGILGGILMPLFLLNQQTQPVQNLTLFLIVSILFIACLAGELLERYLFFSAVAAPRMPGVIH is encoded by the coding sequence ATGAGCTTCAACTTCGACGAACAAAACACCGGTTCAGACGCGCCTCTGGATGGGAACAACTCGGCTTCACAGGGAACAGCGACCTGTCATCAGGAATTCGACCTGATTTCACTGTTGCTGGAAGAGCAACAGACTCTGACCGCCGTCGACGAATTTGCCCGTCAGTATGAAGCAGAAGCCCTCCCGGCTCAGTCGCGTTACTATGCGGATCTGATTCCTTCCAAATCACCACAGTCCGGCGAACAGTATGCATTTCAGGTCGACCTTGATCGCTGTTCGGGATGCAAAGCCTGTGTCACCGCCTGCCACTCAATGAATGGGCTGGATGAAAATGAAACCTGGCGCGACGTGGGTCTGTTGATCGGTGGGACCAGCCAGGACCCGATTTACCAGCACGTCACCACCGCCTGTCATCACTGCCTGGACCCTGGCTGCATGCAGGCCTGTCCGGTGAATGCGTATGAAAAAGATCCCATCACGGGAATTGTGAAACATCTCGACGATCAATGCTTCGGCTGCCAATACTGCACACTGGCCTGTCCCTACGATGTGCCCAAGTATCACAGCCAGAAGGGGATTGTCCGCAAATGCGACATGTGCAGTCAGCGGTTGACAGACGGCGAAGCTCCGGCCTGTGTGCAGGCCTGTCCGCACCAGGCGATTTCGATTGATATCGTCAATAAAGAACAGGTTCTGGCTGACTCGGAAATCAACACATTTCTTCCCGCAGCCCCCGATCCTCAGCACACGTATCCCACTACCACCTATAAATCACGTAAGCCGTTCCCGCGGAATACGCTGCCGGCCGACTATTATTCTGCCCGTCCACAACATGCACATTTCCCTCTGGTGATCATGCTGGTGCTGACACAGCTGTCCGTTGGTGCCTTTTTCACCGGCTCCGTGCTGGAGTACTTTCTCAGTGCTGAGACCACATCAGTGATGGTACGCCTCTCAGCGACGACAGCCTTACTCTTTGGTTTGCTGGCACTGGGGGCTTCCACGTTGCACCTGGGGCGTCCTTTGTATGCCTTCCGTGGTATTCTCGGACTCAAGCATTCCTGGTTGAGCCGGGAAATCCTGGCCTTTGGTGTGTTTGCCGGTGCGGCGCAGGTCTATGCCGGCCTGACCTGGTTTGCCGGATCACTGTTACCCAGTTGGCAGGTCTGGCAACCTGCCGCAGGCTGGCTGGTCAGTGCCCTGGGTGCAGTTGGGATCTTCTGCTCCATCATGATCTATGTCTTTACCAAACGTGAATTCTGGAGTTTCGAAGCCACCACAACCAAGTTTGTGCTCACCGCAGCGCTGCTGGGGATTGCCTCCACGTGGGTGGTCATTTTCGCCTTGAATCTGACAGTCAATTCTGCCGCGACCAATCTGCTGCTGGCACAGGCCGGCCCGATTCTCTCCAAAGCGCTGATCGTGACGACCGTGCTCAAACTGGGATTTGAGACTTCTATCTTCCGGTATCTGCTGCGGCGTCAGAACTCGCCTTTGAAACGTTCTGCGTTGCTGATGAGTGGGGAACTCTCCAGCGTGACGTTGGCCCGTTTTGCCTGCGGTATTTTAGGAGGCATCCTGATGCCTCTGTTTCTGCTGAACCAACAGACGCAACCGGTTCAGAACCTGACTTTATTCCTTATTGTTAGTATTTTATTCATAGCCTGTTTAGCTGGTGAACTCCTGGAACGTTATCTGTTCTTCTCTGCGGTAGCCGCTCCCCGCATGCCTGGTGTGATCCACTAA
- the nirB gene encoding nitrite reductase large subunit NirB, with amino-acid sequence MIQQNFDNKKNVVVIGNGMVGLRFCEQLVDKDEQQEYKITTFCEEPRAAYDRVGLTQFFAHNDAEKLMLARKEWYADNQIDLHLSDRAVSIDRENKIIRSQKGVEIPYDKVVIATGSYPFVPDVPGIKNRGVFVYRTINDLEQIIAYAKQSKTAAVIGGGLLGLEAAKAALDLGLQTHVLEFAPRLMPRQIDDAGSKVLVQKIEELGVQVHLNKATEKVLGESRVEGILFQDGDTLDLDMIIVSAGIRPRDELARQCDLEVGPRGGILVNDFLQTSDPDIYAVGEVALHSGMVYGLVAPGYQMAEVAATHLCHGEAEFTGSDLSTKLKLMGVDVASFGDYEAGPDISKSLTFEDPFKGVYKKLVFNTEGTHLLGGILIGDASDYGSLSLLAKSEDKLPCSPHELVVGSGGGIPGGSAADMPDEAQICSCNNVTKGQICAAIQDQELTSVDEVKACTKAGGGCGGCMPLVTDVFKAEMAAAGITVNNHLCEHFEFSRTELFNIIKIKKLKSFAEVIADCGAGDGCEVCKPTVASILASLWNEHIVEHAPLQDTNDRFLANMQRGGLYSVVPRVPGGEITPEKLIVLGEVARDFGLYTKITGGQRVDLFGAEVHDLPRIWERLIDAGFESGHAYGKALRTVKSCVGTTWCRYGVGDSVGFAIRLEERYRGIRAPHKIKGGVSGCVRECAEAQSKDFGLIATENGYNLYICGNGGAKPRHADLFASDLDEETCIKYLDRFLMYYIQTADKLTRTATWLDKLEGGIEHLREVVIEDKLGICDELEDMMQSLVDSYHCEWKEVVDNPAKRRLFEQFVNTDEHEPSIELIPQRGQKRPVDWAPDFVPLESLQAAEPPAPVMDEPPRKWVKVGQVSDFPAESGSTVKYGQSQLAVFNFESRGEWFACQQMCPHKQAMVLSRGIVGDSHGIPKVACPLHKKTFSLENGSCLSGDEEYAVKVFNVKVDEEENVYLELPAPEVLDELINQTVCAGAH; translated from the coding sequence GTGATTCAGCAGAACTTCGACAACAAGAAGAATGTCGTCGTCATCGGCAACGGAATGGTCGGCTTGCGATTTTGCGAGCAGCTTGTCGATAAGGATGAGCAACAGGAATATAAAATCACCACGTTCTGTGAAGAGCCCCGGGCCGCTTATGACCGCGTTGGCCTGACCCAGTTTTTTGCCCATAATGATGCGGAAAAACTGATGCTGGCCCGCAAGGAATGGTACGCGGACAACCAGATCGACCTGCATCTCTCCGATCGAGCCGTGAGCATCGACCGTGAAAATAAGATCATCCGCTCCCAGAAAGGGGTGGAAATCCCCTATGACAAAGTCGTAATCGCCACTGGTTCTTATCCTTTTGTGCCGGACGTGCCGGGGATCAAAAACCGGGGGGTGTTCGTCTATCGCACGATCAACGACCTCGAACAGATCATCGCTTACGCGAAACAGTCCAAGACTGCAGCAGTCATCGGTGGCGGTCTGCTCGGACTCGAAGCAGCCAAGGCAGCTCTCGACCTGGGACTACAGACACACGTGCTGGAATTTGCCCCCCGGCTCATGCCTCGTCAGATTGATGACGCGGGTTCGAAAGTCCTCGTACAGAAAATCGAGGAACTGGGCGTCCAGGTCCATCTGAATAAAGCCACCGAAAAGGTTCTGGGCGAATCCCGCGTCGAGGGAATTCTCTTCCAGGATGGCGATACATTGGATCTGGATATGATCATCGTTTCCGCCGGGATCCGTCCCCGTGATGAACTGGCCCGGCAATGTGATCTCGAAGTCGGACCGCGTGGCGGCATCCTGGTGAATGATTTTCTGCAGACGTCTGATCCCGACATTTACGCGGTCGGTGAAGTCGCCTTGCATTCCGGTATGGTCTACGGTCTGGTCGCTCCCGGCTATCAGATGGCTGAAGTGGCAGCGACCCATCTGTGTCACGGCGAAGCGGAATTTACGGGCAGCGATCTTTCAACCAAGCTCAAACTGATGGGCGTCGATGTTGCCAGCTTCGGTGATTACGAAGCGGGGCCTGACATTTCCAAAAGCCTGACCTTCGAAGACCCGTTTAAGGGCGTCTACAAAAAACTGGTGTTTAACACCGAGGGGACTCACCTGCTGGGAGGCATCCTGATTGGAGATGCTTCCGATTACGGTAGCCTGTCCCTGCTGGCCAAGTCGGAAGACAAACTCCCCTGCAGTCCCCACGAACTGGTCGTGGGCAGCGGAGGGGGGATTCCCGGCGGCAGTGCTGCGGACATGCCTGACGAAGCACAAATCTGCTCATGCAACAATGTCACGAAGGGACAGATCTGCGCGGCGATTCAGGATCAGGAGCTGACATCGGTCGACGAAGTCAAAGCCTGCACAAAAGCAGGCGGTGGCTGTGGTGGTTGTATGCCCCTGGTAACCGACGTGTTCAAAGCCGAGATGGCAGCAGCGGGAATCACGGTTAACAACCACCTCTGCGAGCACTTCGAGTTCTCACGCACCGAGTTGTTCAATATCATCAAAATCAAAAAGCTGAAGTCGTTTGCTGAAGTGATTGCAGATTGCGGAGCCGGCGATGGTTGTGAGGTCTGTAAACCTACGGTGGCCTCGATTCTGGCCAGTCTGTGGAACGAGCATATTGTCGAGCATGCACCGCTGCAGGATACCAATGACAGGTTCCTTGCAAACATGCAGCGGGGTGGTCTGTATTCCGTCGTTCCCCGTGTTCCCGGTGGTGAAATCACGCCAGAAAAACTCATCGTACTCGGTGAAGTCGCCCGGGATTTCGGACTTTACACGAAAATCACCGGGGGTCAGCGGGTCGACCTGTTTGGAGCCGAAGTGCATGATCTGCCCCGAATCTGGGAAAGACTGATTGATGCCGGTTTCGAGAGCGGACACGCTTATGGCAAAGCCCTGAGAACGGTCAAAAGCTGTGTAGGTACCACCTGGTGCCGTTACGGGGTGGGAGATTCGGTCGGTTTTGCAATTCGCCTCGAAGAGCGCTACCGCGGAATCCGTGCACCACATAAAATCAAAGGGGGCGTTTCGGGCTGTGTCCGGGAATGTGCGGAAGCGCAGAGCAAAGACTTTGGACTGATCGCGACCGAGAATGGATACAACCTCTACATTTGTGGGAATGGCGGAGCCAAGCCACGACACGCCGACCTGTTTGCTTCGGACCTGGACGAAGAGACCTGTATCAAATACCTGGACCGCTTCCTGATGTATTACATTCAGACCGCAGACAAACTGACACGCACCGCCACCTGGCTGGATAAGCTGGAAGGGGGAATCGAACATCTGCGCGAAGTAGTCATTGAAGACAAGCTGGGAATCTGCGACGAACTCGAAGACATGATGCAGTCGCTGGTCGACAGCTATCACTGTGAATGGAAAGAGGTCGTTGATAATCCTGCCAAGCGGCGTTTGTTTGAACAGTTCGTCAATACCGACGAACACGAACCATCAATCGAGCTCATTCCACAACGCGGCCAGAAACGACCTGTTGACTGGGCACCGGACTTTGTTCCGCTCGAGAGCCTGCAGGCCGCTGAACCACCGGCCCCCGTAATGGATGAACCGCCACGCAAATGGGTCAAAGTGGGGCAGGTCAGCGATTTCCCAGCGGAATCGGGATCGACCGTCAAATATGGTCAATCTCAGCTGGCTGTTTTCAATTTCGAAAGTCGCGGGGAATGGTTTGCCTGTCAGCAGATGTGCCCGCATAAGCAGGCGATGGTACTCTCACGGGGCATCGTGGGAGATTCACACGGGATCCCCAAAGTTGCCTGCCCGCTGCATAAGAAGACCTTTTCCCTGGAGAACGGTTCCTGCCTGAGTGGGGATGAAGAATATGCAGTCAAGGTATTCAATGTTAAAGTTGATGAAGAGGAAAACGTTTACCTCGAGCTGCCTGCTCCCGAGGTACTCGATGAATTAATTAACCAAACAGTATGTGCTGGCGCTCACTAA
- a CDS encoding MFS transporter: MELQNKATRINLFNFSTPQMRAFHMSWFAFFLCFFAWFGIAPLMNIVREEMSLTREQVGWCIIGSVAITVIARLFIGWLCDQIGPRLAYTWLLVLGAIPVMGIGFAHDYTTFLIFRIAIGAIGAAFVITQYHTSLMFAPNCVGTANATTAGWGNLGGGVTQMVMPLIFGLFVGILGFSDSIGWRASMFLAGLVCALTGIAYYFLTQDAPDGNFKELREAGKMPQKAQQKGQFLNVCKDHRVWALFVIYGACFGIELTINNVAALYFLDYFDYFKSMDTTKAVKMAGLFAGLFGLMNIFARTLGGIFGDRFGQKWGLSGRVKWLFIAVFCEGIALMVFSQMSVLAMALPSLIVFSLFVQMSEGATYSVVPFINKKALGAVSGIVGAGGNAGAVTAGFLFKTQAINWPTALFILGAIVTCCAFLTFLVRFSEEMEEEARLAHESALAPQPGEQELAPSMGQ; encoded by the coding sequence ATGGAACTTCAAAACAAAGCAACCCGGATCAACCTGTTTAACTTCTCAACGCCCCAGATGCGGGCATTTCATATGTCCTGGTTTGCTTTCTTTTTGTGTTTCTTTGCCTGGTTCGGCATCGCACCGTTGATGAATATTGTCCGCGAGGAAATGAGCCTGACCAGGGAGCAGGTCGGCTGGTGTATTATAGGATCAGTAGCGATTACGGTCATCGCGCGACTGTTCATCGGCTGGCTCTGTGATCAGATTGGCCCCCGCCTGGCCTATACCTGGTTGCTGGTCCTGGGAGCCATTCCCGTGATGGGGATCGGCTTCGCGCATGATTACACCACGTTCCTGATCTTTCGGATTGCGATCGGGGCGATTGGGGCCGCATTTGTGATCACGCAGTATCACACTTCTTTAATGTTCGCACCGAATTGTGTGGGAACCGCCAATGCAACCACCGCCGGCTGGGGAAACCTGGGGGGTGGAGTGACACAGATGGTGATGCCACTGATTTTCGGACTGTTCGTCGGCATCCTTGGGTTCAGCGATTCGATCGGCTGGCGCGCATCGATGTTTCTTGCCGGCCTGGTGTGTGCCTTGACTGGAATCGCCTATTACTTTCTGACCCAGGATGCTCCTGACGGGAACTTCAAAGAACTCCGGGAAGCAGGCAAGATGCCTCAGAAAGCTCAGCAGAAAGGGCAATTCCTGAATGTCTGTAAAGACCATCGCGTCTGGGCGTTGTTCGTGATTTATGGTGCCTGTTTCGGAATCGAACTGACCATCAACAACGTGGCAGCCCTCTACTTCCTCGATTACTTCGACTACTTCAAAAGCATGGATACGACCAAGGCTGTGAAAATGGCCGGTCTGTTTGCGGGTTTGTTCGGACTGATGAATATCTTCGCCCGAACACTGGGGGGAATCTTCGGTGACCGCTTCGGACAGAAGTGGGGGCTCAGCGGCCGCGTCAAATGGCTGTTTATCGCCGTCTTCTGTGAAGGTATTGCTCTGATGGTCTTTTCACAGATGAGTGTTCTCGCCATGGCACTGCCCTCACTGATCGTCTTCAGCCTGTTTGTGCAGATGTCAGAAGGGGCGACTTACTCCGTTGTACCGTTCATCAACAAAAAAGCGCTGGGAGCAGTCTCAGGTATCGTCGGCGCCGGTGGCAACGCCGGGGCAGTCACAGCGGGCTTTCTGTTTAAAACCCAGGCCATCAACTGGCCGACCGCTCTGTTCATTCTGGGAGCGATCGTCACCTGCTGTGCTTTTCTGACCTTCCTCGTGCGGTTCAGTGAGGAAATGGAAGAGGAAGCCCGCCTGGCCCATGAATCTGCGCTCGCACCACAGCCTGGCGAACAGGAACTTGCCCCCTCCATGGGACAATAA
- the nadA gene encoding quinolinate synthase NadA, whose translation MSLPTVDPGEGVYEDPLDLMDEIDALKKEKDATLLAHFYIDGDIQDVADFTGDSLKLARDAVKVETSTIVFSGVHFMAESTKILSPEKTVLLPDLHAGCSLADSCQYEDLLQFQEKLRAEGRDFETVAYINTSAKVKSLCDWIVTSGNAREIIDRVPADKEILFVPDQHLGRYLQEVTGRQMILWPGSCMVHEIFSVQDLLRAKKNNPGSIVLAHPECPHSILEVSDFIGGTEKLRQYVMSIKEPGTFLIATEANMIHPLEKSAPQHNYLPVPGIMASSGETCACNRCPHMALNTLQKVRDCLKYGKPEIEWQPYFDKARDVLERSLLQ comes from the coding sequence ATGTCGTTGCCTACAGTCGATCCCGGTGAAGGTGTCTATGAAGATCCCCTTGATCTGATGGATGAGATCGATGCGCTGAAGAAAGAAAAAGATGCAACTCTGCTGGCTCACTTCTATATTGATGGAGACATTCAGGATGTCGCAGATTTTACGGGCGACAGCCTGAAACTGGCCCGTGACGCCGTCAAAGTAGAAACCTCGACGATCGTCTTTTCCGGCGTACATTTCATGGCGGAATCGACCAAGATTCTCAGCCCCGAAAAAACGGTACTGCTGCCCGATCTGCATGCCGGGTGCTCCCTGGCAGACAGTTGCCAGTACGAAGACCTGCTCCAGTTCCAGGAGAAGCTCCGCGCCGAAGGGCGTGATTTTGAAACTGTGGCCTACATCAATACCAGTGCGAAGGTCAAAAGCCTCTGCGACTGGATTGTCACCAGTGGAAATGCCCGGGAAATTATTGACCGGGTACCTGCTGATAAAGAAATCCTGTTCGTGCCGGATCAGCACCTGGGACGTTACCTGCAGGAAGTCACCGGTCGGCAGATGATTCTCTGGCCCGGTTCCTGTATGGTGCATGAGATCTTCAGCGTGCAGGATCTGTTGCGGGCCAAGAAGAATAATCCGGGATCGATTGTCCTGGCACACCCCGAATGCCCGCATTCGATTCTGGAAGTCTCTGACTTCATCGGAGGGACAGAGAAATTGCGTCAGTATGTCATGTCGATCAAAGAACCGGGTACGTTTCTGATCGCAACCGAAGCGAACATGATTCACCCCCTGGAAAAATCGGCTCCCCAGCACAATTATCTTCCCGTGCCGGGCATCATGGCATCTTCAGGAGAAACATGTGCCTGTAACCGCTGCCCGCATATGGCCCTCAATACGCTACAGAAAGTCCGCGACTGTCTGAAATATGGTAAGCCGGAAATCGAATGGCAGCCGTACTTCGACAAAGCCCGCGACGTTCTCGAACGCAGCCTGCTGCAGTAG
- a CDS encoding ferredoxin reductase yields the protein MILSKPEDERKQNETLVTLSVCDVIQEAEDVCTFRLDNLQGQLPVHKPGMFIKVCLDIRGKEVWRSFSISSSPLRPERIDLTIKRNRKGEASNYFFEQVQRGSQLRLKGPLGQFYYDPEHHTEPLILLCAGIGITPMMSIVRYLNDLQENRSCYLFYGARTHRDVIFDQETRRLITQLPGFHYFLTLSQPVPHWMGYCGHLNFDFIISRIPQIPSCRFFLCGPRNFNQEFQEHLEEMGAPAELIHSEQFHKKRKNS from the coding sequence ATGATCTTATCGAAGCCGGAAGACGAACGAAAACAAAACGAAACACTGGTAACCCTTTCTGTCTGTGATGTGATTCAGGAAGCCGAGGATGTCTGCACCTTTCGTCTGGACAACCTGCAGGGCCAACTGCCGGTTCACAAACCGGGAATGTTTATCAAGGTCTGCCTGGATATCCGGGGCAAAGAAGTCTGGCGGAGTTTTTCCATCAGTTCTTCACCTTTGCGTCCAGAACGAATTGACCTGACGATCAAACGCAACCGAAAAGGGGAGGCCAGCAATTACTTTTTCGAACAGGTACAGCGTGGCAGTCAGCTTCGGCTGAAAGGACCGCTGGGCCAGTTTTATTATGATCCGGAACACCACACCGAGCCATTGATTCTGCTCTGTGCCGGAATCGGAATTACTCCCATGATGAGCATCGTCCGCTATCTGAATGATTTGCAGGAGAACAGGTCCTGCTACCTGTTTTACGGTGCGCGTACACATCGGGATGTCATCTTTGACCAGGAAACACGTCGACTCATCACCCAGTTACCGGGTTTTCATTACTTCCTGACACTTTCACAGCCGGTCCCCCACTGGATGGGTTACTGCGGGCATCTCAACTTCGATTTCATCATTTCCCGAATTCCTCAGATTCCCAGCTGCCGTTTCTTTTTGTGTGGCCCCCGGAATTTCAATCAGGAATTCCAGGAGCATCTTGAGGAAATGGGAGCCCCGGCGGAGCTGATTCACAGCGAGCAATTCCATAAAAAACGAAAAAACAGTTAA